In Actinoplanes sp. NBC_00393, a single genomic region encodes these proteins:
- a CDS encoding saccharopine dehydrogenase family protein, whose amino-acid sequence MSDGAREFDVIVYGATGFVGVLVARHLAGHAPTGTRIALAGRSPAKLESVRSELGVDWPLVVADATDAAALATMAARTRVVITTAGPYAKYGRLLAHACAEAGTDYVDLTGEVLFARDSIDDNHEVARRTGARIVHSCGFDSIPSDIGVHVLYEQVQADGAGELTDTTLVVTSMRGGVSGGTIDSMRNQLDVMKKDVKLRKIGASPYSLSPNRSAEPDLGRQPDMVTLPASEVDPTLRGHLAPFVMASYNTRIVRRSNALRGWSYGRRFRYRETMSVGTSPLSPVLAFGTKLALGGLVAGLALPPTRYVLDRILPKPGTGPNERTQRNGHFTMDIFTTTTEGARYTARFRAKGDPGYAATAVMLGESALALALDRDQLPPSQGGVLTPATGIGNALVTRLRAAGMEITARKL is encoded by the coding sequence ATGAGCGATGGAGCACGCGAGTTCGACGTGATCGTCTACGGTGCCACCGGTTTTGTCGGTGTCCTGGTGGCGCGGCATCTGGCCGGCCACGCGCCAACCGGCACCCGGATCGCGCTCGCCGGGCGCTCACCGGCGAAACTGGAGTCCGTCCGGTCCGAGTTGGGCGTCGACTGGCCACTCGTTGTCGCGGACGCCACCGACGCTGCCGCGCTGGCCACGATGGCCGCCCGCACCCGGGTTGTCATCACCACGGCGGGGCCGTATGCGAAGTACGGCCGGCTTCTCGCGCACGCCTGCGCCGAGGCGGGCACCGACTACGTCGACCTGACCGGTGAGGTTCTTTTCGCCCGGGACAGCATCGACGACAACCACGAGGTCGCCCGGCGAACCGGGGCCCGAATCGTGCACTCCTGCGGCTTTGACTCGATTCCTTCCGACATCGGCGTGCACGTGCTGTACGAGCAGGTTCAGGCCGACGGTGCCGGCGAGCTGACCGACACCACGCTGGTGGTGACCAGCATGCGCGGGGGTGTCAGCGGCGGCACGATCGACTCGATGCGCAACCAGCTCGACGTCATGAAGAAGGACGTGAAGCTGCGCAAGATCGGGGCCAGCCCGTACTCGTTGAGTCCCAACCGTTCCGCGGAACCAGATCTCGGCCGCCAGCCGGACATGGTCACGCTGCCCGCCTCCGAAGTGGATCCCACGCTTCGCGGCCACCTAGCGCCGTTCGTCATGGCGTCCTACAACACCCGGATCGTCCGCCGCAGCAACGCCCTGCGCGGCTGGTCGTACGGTCGCCGGTTCCGTTACCGCGAGACGATGAGCGTCGGCACCTCCCCGCTGTCACCGGTGCTCGCCTTCGGCACGAAACTCGCGCTGGGCGGCCTGGTCGCCGGGCTGGCGTTGCCGCCCACCCGCTACGTGCTGGACCGCATCCTGCCGAAGCCGGGCACCGGCCCGAACGAGCGCACCCAGCGCAACGGGCACTTCACCATGGACATCTTCACCACCACCACGGAGGGCGCGCGCTACACCGCACGGTTCCGCGCCAAGGGCGACCCCGGCTACGCCGCCACTGCCGTAATGCTCGGCGAGTCCGCCCTGGCACTGGCCCTGGACCGCGACCAACTGCCCCCCAGCCAGGGCGGCGTCCTGACCCCAGCCACCGGCATCGGCAACGCCCTGGTCACCCGCCTCCGGGCCGCCGGAATGGAGATCACCGCCCGCAAGCTGTAA
- a CDS encoding LysR family transcriptional regulator codes for MDLRQLEYFVAVAETANFTRAAERVHITQSGVSAQIKALEHELGARLFDRTGRTARLTEAGSAALRYAREALDAAADLRDAIDDVNGLIRGRLTVGMVIGCEVAPLFDALAAFHREHPDIELDLVEANSDQLVAGVRSGSLDLALVGLAGEPPEHLATHVISRERLVALTPRDSELAGQRGITVGGLSAYPIICLPVGTGIRNVLDQARAVLGVDPSVALVATSPDTVAGLARRGLGVAILSESMAGAYPDLVAVPIEGIETPALLALVWQKRSSPALAVFLEHCRAAF; via the coding sequence ATGGATTTGCGGCAGCTGGAGTACTTCGTCGCGGTCGCCGAGACGGCCAACTTCACTCGGGCCGCGGAGCGCGTACACATCACCCAATCCGGGGTGAGTGCGCAGATCAAAGCCCTGGAGCACGAGCTCGGCGCCCGCCTCTTCGACCGCACCGGCCGCACCGCGCGGCTAACCGAGGCCGGTTCGGCCGCGCTGCGCTACGCCCGGGAGGCGCTCGACGCGGCAGCCGATCTGCGCGACGCGATCGACGACGTGAACGGCCTGATCCGTGGCCGGCTGACGGTCGGCATGGTGATCGGTTGCGAGGTGGCGCCCCTTTTCGATGCGCTTGCCGCGTTCCATCGCGAGCATCCCGACATCGAACTTGACCTGGTGGAGGCGAACTCCGACCAACTCGTCGCCGGTGTCCGTTCCGGAAGTTTGGATCTGGCTCTGGTCGGGCTGGCGGGCGAGCCTCCGGAGCACCTCGCGACGCACGTGATCTCGCGTGAACGGCTTGTCGCTCTGACTCCGCGCGACAGTGAACTGGCTGGTCAGCGGGGGATTACGGTTGGTGGGCTTTCGGCGTACCCGATCATCTGTCTGCCGGTCGGGACCGGCATCCGCAACGTGCTTGATCAAGCTCGCGCTGTGCTTGGGGTTGATCCTTCGGTCGCCCTTGTGGCGACGTCGCCGGACACAGTTGCCGGGCTGGCGCGCAGGGGTTTAGGGGTGGCGATTTTGAGTGAGTCGATGGCCGGCGCCTATCCGGATCTGGTCGCGGTTCCGATTGAGGGGATCGAGACTCCGGCGTTGCTTGCGCTGGTTTGGCAGAAGCGCAGCAGCCCGGCGTTGGCTGTCTTTCTGGAGCATTGCCGGGCGGCTTTCTGA
- a CDS encoding transglycosylase family protein, which translates to MFHIHKQLHRALGVVAAGLAGTVALVGPASPAQASVNWDAIAQCESGGNWRINTGNGYYGGLQFSRGTWRAYGGGRYATTANRATKSEQILIAERVLRGQGIGAWPHCGRRNAYKPSASTKATARKAAARRAAASRAAARNALARRATSAATTRTYVVRPGDTLAGIANRYDVAGGWRALYRANDTVLNSPHLLYAGQRITI; encoded by the coding sequence ATGTTTCACATCCACAAACAACTTCACCGTGCCCTCGGCGTGGTTGCCGCCGGCCTTGCCGGAACCGTGGCACTGGTCGGTCCCGCCTCGCCCGCTCAGGCATCCGTCAACTGGGACGCCATCGCCCAATGCGAGTCCGGAGGCAACTGGCGCATCAACACCGGCAACGGCTATTACGGCGGCCTCCAGTTCAGTCGGGGCACATGGCGTGCCTACGGCGGCGGAAGGTACGCGACGACCGCGAATCGGGCGACCAAGTCCGAACAGATCCTGATCGCCGAACGCGTACTCCGCGGTCAAGGAATCGGTGCCTGGCCGCACTGCGGCAGGCGCAACGCCTACAAACCGAGCGCGTCCACGAAGGCCACTGCCCGAAAAGCCGCAGCTCGCAGGGCAGCCGCCAGTAGGGCCGCCGCCCGCAACGCACTGGCGCGCAGGGCCACCAGCGCCGCGACCACCCGCACGTACGTCGTCCGGCCAGGCGACACCCTTGCGGGCATTGCCAACCGTTACGACGTGGCTGGTGGGTGGCGTGCCCTGTACCGGGCCAATGACACGGTCCTGAACAGCCCGCACCTCCTTTACGCAGGCCAGCGGATCACGATCTGA
- a CDS encoding YybH family protein: MTDREKAYRPEDLTRLFVERANAKDAEGLALLYEEDAVMAFPPGSQTRGRKAIQQLWEQLLPKMPQFEPEQPLPTLLSGDLALTSTPPKDGSGARAQVVRRQPDGSWLRVLDQPEFVQPDVH; this comes from the coding sequence ATGACCGATCGCGAGAAGGCGTACCGACCTGAGGACCTGACCCGACTGTTCGTGGAGCGCGCCAACGCGAAGGACGCCGAGGGCCTCGCGTTGCTGTATGAGGAGGACGCCGTGATGGCGTTCCCGCCCGGCAGTCAGACGCGTGGGCGCAAGGCGATCCAGCAGCTTTGGGAGCAACTGCTGCCCAAGATGCCGCAGTTCGAGCCCGAGCAGCCACTGCCCACCCTGCTGAGCGGCGACCTGGCGCTGACGTCCACCCCACCCAAGGACGGGTCGGGCGCTCGCGCGCAGGTGGTGCGCCGGCAGCCGGACGGTTCGTGGCTACGCGTGCTCGACCAGCCGGAGTTCGTCCAGCCGGACGTCCACTGA